Proteins co-encoded in one Natrarchaeobius halalkaliphilus genomic window:
- a CDS encoding RNA-binding domain-containing protein has product MTDIYRVDVEITAPVYDTEVTSRVADAVVNVFPNADLEEGFGEISAQTHSMDHFSDLLHRQEILDTARGEFFANRDGDTFSFALKKQAAFEDRVNFSVGTPDELGEISVRVRVEEPTLEAYVDHIAPPTEDGRPIED; this is encoded by the coding sequence ATGACCGATATCTATCGCGTCGACGTCGAGATCACTGCGCCGGTCTACGATACCGAGGTGACGAGTCGCGTTGCGGATGCGGTAGTCAACGTCTTTCCCAACGCCGATCTCGAGGAGGGCTTCGGTGAGATCAGCGCACAGACCCACTCGATGGATCACTTCTCCGACCTGCTCCACCGTCAAGAGATCCTCGATACGGCCCGCGGCGAGTTCTTCGCTAACCGAGATGGGGACACGTTCTCGTTCGCGCTGAAAAAACAGGCCGCCTTCGAGGACAGAGTCAACTTCTCGGTCGGCACACCGGACGAACTCGGTGAGATCAGCGTCCGCGTCCGGGTCGAGGAGCCGACGCTCGAGGCCTACGTCGATCACATCGCGCCGCCGACGGAGGACGGCCGGCCGATCGAGGACTGA
- a CDS encoding ABC transporter ATP-binding protein: MPPAIETVDLVKNYGELRAIRELSLTVEEGEFFGLLGPNGAGKTTFINTLVGLVRKSGGEARVFGHDVEDDYQHARNAIGLAPQEFNVDRFFPIREVVMHKAGYHGVPEEEAAERAEDVLKRVGIYDKRHERFDWLSGGMKRRLLLARALVTDPDLLILDEPTAGVDVQLRHDLWELVTELNEEGTTVLLTTHYIEEAERLCDRVAIMNEGRKVTVATPDDLKTRGTDTISVRLESPPTRTPEVGSYSHGTTMSGDRIDVRVDDGGATAPKLLNDLEAAGHEIVDLEIARTSLEDIFVDLTEREDRSVTRSDAETGKKAASETGEGTDESGETDGRSRTQETEEREGIA; the protein is encoded by the coding sequence ATGCCACCGGCCATCGAGACCGTCGATCTCGTCAAGAACTACGGCGAGTTACGGGCTATCCGTGAGCTGTCGTTGACCGTCGAAGAGGGGGAGTTTTTCGGGTTGCTCGGTCCCAACGGTGCGGGGAAAACGACGTTCATCAACACGCTGGTCGGCCTCGTTCGAAAAAGCGGCGGTGAGGCTCGCGTCTTCGGTCACGATGTCGAGGACGACTATCAGCACGCCAGAAACGCGATCGGACTCGCCCCCCAGGAGTTCAACGTCGACCGCTTTTTTCCCATCAGAGAGGTGGTGATGCACAAAGCGGGTTATCACGGCGTTCCCGAGGAGGAAGCCGCAGAACGCGCCGAGGACGTGTTGAAGCGGGTCGGAATCTACGACAAGCGACACGAACGCTTCGACTGGCTCTCCGGCGGCATGAAGCGTCGGCTCTTGCTCGCGCGAGCGCTCGTCACCGACCCCGATCTGCTCATCCTCGACGAACCGACCGCCGGGGTCGACGTTCAGCTCCGGCACGACCTCTGGGAACTCGTCACCGAACTCAACGAAGAGGGGACGACGGTCCTTCTGACGACCCACTACATCGAGGAGGCGGAACGGCTCTGCGATCGCGTCGCGATCATGAACGAAGGCCGAAAGGTGACCGTCGCAACGCCGGACGACCTGAAGACCCGCGGAACCGACACGATCTCGGTTCGCCTCGAGTCCCCGCCGACGCGAACACCCGAGGTCGGATCGTACTCCCACGGGACGACGATGTCCGGCGATCGGATCGACGTTCGCGTCGACGACGGCGGCGCAACCGCCCCGAAGCTGCTCAACGATCTCGAAGCGGCCGGCCACGAAATCGTCGATCTCGAGATCGCTCGAACCTCGCTCGAGGATATTTTCGTCGATCTGACGGAACGCGAGGACCGCTCCGTAACCCGGTCGGACGCGGAGACCGGGAAGAAAGCGGCGTCCGAAACCGGTGAGGGGACCGATGAAAGCGGAGAGACGGACGGGCGATCGCGCACTCAGGAGACGGAAGAGCGAGAGGGGATCGCCTGA
- a CDS encoding MarR family transcriptional regulator has translation MEQQLTTDRSTVIPTELDSPQGKLVYLYLDATSGATLTDLNRTLAMNKMSILSVLDTLSSDALVEKRGDEYVTIPAVE, from the coding sequence ATGGAACAGCAACTCACGACCGACCGATCCACCGTAATCCCGACCGAGCTCGACTCCCCCCAGGGAAAGCTCGTGTATCTCTACCTCGACGCGACAAGCGGCGCTACGCTGACCGATCTGAACCGGACGCTTGCGATGAACAAAATGTCGATCCTGAGCGTTCTCGATACGCTCTCGAGCGACGCACTCGTCGAGAAACGCGGCGACGAGTACGTGACGATTCCCGCGGTCGAGTGA
- a CDS encoding CBS domain-containing protein, with protein MIRSFRIGSLFGIPIKLDLTFLLVLPLFAYLIGLQLGPVIEILNASMGAGIDADSLTAEWWLPYAVGLVAAIGLFVGVVLHELGHSLTAQRYGFPIDSITLWLFGGVAALSEMPEDWRQEFTIAIAGPIVSILVGVVSYALFLVTPVGFDGARFVLAYLAILNVALAGFNMLPAFPMDGGRVLRAFLARSKPYAKATQQAAGVGKFLAILMGLFGLLVSFNIILIGVAFFVYIAASSEAQQVTMKAAFQDVTVSNIMTPVSDLHTVEPDTTIADLLQRMFSERHTGYPVVETSATDEERLIGLVTLSDARTIDPVERDAYTVEDVMTTDLKTISPESDAMTAIERMRENNIGRLLVVEGPNHRSTEYASDPGQHGRGDGDLVGLISRTDLMTAFDIVQKSGAVTPAAHPRTAD; from the coding sequence ATGATTCGGAGTTTCAGGATCGGGTCGCTGTTCGGGATACCGATCAAGCTCGATCTCACGTTCTTGCTCGTACTTCCACTGTTTGCGTACCTCATCGGGTTACAGCTCGGCCCCGTTATCGAGATCCTCAACGCGAGTATGGGCGCGGGCATCGACGCCGATTCGCTTACAGCCGAGTGGTGGCTGCCGTACGCCGTCGGACTCGTTGCGGCGATCGGGCTGTTCGTCGGCGTCGTCCTCCACGAGCTCGGCCACTCGCTGACCGCACAGCGATACGGCTTTCCCATCGACTCGATCACGCTCTGGCTGTTCGGCGGCGTCGCCGCGCTTTCGGAGATGCCCGAGGACTGGCGACAGGAGTTTACGATCGCCATCGCCGGCCCGATCGTCTCGATACTGGTCGGGGTCGTGTCCTACGCGCTCTTTCTCGTTACCCCAGTGGGCTTCGACGGTGCCAGATTCGTCCTCGCGTACCTGGCGATCCTGAACGTTGCACTCGCCGGATTCAACATGCTCCCGGCGTTTCCGATGGACGGGGGACGCGTCCTTCGGGCGTTTCTCGCGCGCTCGAAGCCGTACGCCAAAGCCACCCAGCAGGCCGCAGGCGTCGGCAAGTTCCTGGCGATTCTCATGGGACTGTTCGGATTGCTTGTCTCGTTCAACATCATCCTCATCGGCGTCGCGTTCTTCGTGTATATCGCCGCCTCGAGCGAGGCCCAGCAGGTGACGATGAAAGCGGCTTTTCAGGACGTCACGGTCTCGAATATCATGACGCCAGTGAGCGACCTTCACACGGTCGAGCCCGACACCACGATCGCAGACCTGCTCCAGCGGATGTTCAGTGAACGTCACACTGGCTATCCGGTCGTCGAGACGAGCGCCACCGACGAGGAGCGATTGATCGGCCTCGTAACGCTGTCCGACGCTCGAACGATCGATCCGGTCGAGCGGGATGCCTACACCGTCGAGGACGTCATGACGACGGACCTGAAGACGATTTCGCCGGAGTCAGATGCGATGACGGCGATCGAACGCATGCGCGAGAACAACATCGGCCGTCTGCTGGTGGTCGAGGGACCGAACCATCGTTCGACGGAGTACGCCTCCGACCCGGGACAACACGGTAGGGGTGACGGCGATCTCGTCGGGCTTATCTCCCGAACGGATCTGATGACTGCCTTCGATATCGTTCAAAAGAGCGGTGCGGTAACGCCGGCAGCACACCCACGAACCGCGGACTGA
- a CDS encoding sensor histidine kinase — MDNDPRERDGGLESTLPSNRDPDRFRHLIEHIQDAVVEFELVDGEPIVGGVNPAFVDVFGYEAAELIGSSLNRYIVPKWLEDEATTLDDRTTAGKVNYRHVRRETADGLREFLYRGVPVDTNDGTDRGFAVYTDLTEDRRNRSRIDVLNRVLRHNLRNKVTLVAGSLEELLDEHDSSSVDSTDQQLYENACEGIEELRTLSREAGELYRIVEMPALSDSCVDCVPLARTVADRFESSHPAASIALDLPETLPVGATERLEVAITSLVQNAIEHNPADEPQVWIDGGMDGTEWCYLAVDDDGPGIPPVERDVITGDAEITETTHGSGLGLWLVKWSVETFGGELSFVRSRAGGSRVQLRLRHCRDDDRSH; from the coding sequence GTGGATAACGATCCCCGCGAACGAGACGGCGGGCTCGAATCGACCCTTCCATCGAACCGCGATCCGGATCGATTCCGACACCTGATCGAACACATTCAGGACGCCGTCGTCGAGTTCGAACTCGTCGACGGTGAGCCGATCGTGGGCGGCGTCAATCCGGCATTCGTCGACGTGTTCGGCTACGAGGCGGCCGAACTGATCGGCTCATCACTCAACCGGTACATCGTTCCGAAGTGGCTCGAGGACGAGGCGACGACGCTCGACGATCGAACGACGGCCGGAAAAGTGAACTATCGCCACGTTCGCCGAGAAACCGCCGACGGCCTTCGCGAGTTCCTCTACCGCGGCGTTCCTGTCGACACGAACGATGGAACGGATCGCGGATTCGCCGTCTACACCGATCTGACGGAGGATCGCCGCAATAGGAGCCGAATAGACGTTCTCAACCGGGTGCTTCGGCACAATCTCCGTAACAAGGTCACTCTCGTCGCCGGTAGCCTCGAGGAACTACTCGACGAGCACGACTCGTCGTCGGTCGACTCGACCGATCAGCAATTGTACGAAAACGCCTGCGAAGGTATCGAGGAGCTTCGGACGCTGTCTCGAGAGGCGGGCGAGCTCTATCGAATCGTCGAAATGCCGGCGCTCTCCGATTCTTGCGTCGACTGCGTCCCACTGGCGCGGACGGTTGCGGATCGATTCGAATCGAGCCATCCGGCAGCGTCGATTGCACTCGATCTCCCGGAAACTCTTCCCGTCGGGGCGACCGAGCGACTCGAGGTTGCGATTACGAGCCTGGTGCAAAACGCTATCGAGCATAATCCGGCGGACGAACCGCAGGTCTGGATCGACGGAGGGATGGATGGTACCGAGTGGTGTTACCTCGCTGTCGACGATGACGGTCCGGGTATTCCACCGGTCGAACGGGACGTGATCACCGGCGACGCCGAGATTACCGAGACAACCCACGGAAGCGGCCTCGGGCTCTGGCTCGTCAAATGGAGCGTCGAGACGTTCGGCGGCGAACTCTCGTTCGTTCGAAGTCGCGCCGGAGGGAGTCGCGTCCAGTTGCGACTCCGACACTGTCGCGACGACGACCGGAGCCACTGA
- a CDS encoding ABC transporter permease, whose amino-acid sequence MLSVGFRTLFRRELLRFIRRPKNTFMPPAITNVLYFAVFGVILGGRIDEPVAGIGYILFLIPGLIVLGTISNAFENASFSIFHGRWNEYIHETLTSPLSYAEMVTAYVAASAVRGLIVGLIIALIGRLFVPISVENGLFLVATMVVVAALFAGLGIIGGLVARDFDDLTVMNQFILRPLVFFGAVFYSLTMLEPAWQYVSLLNPMVYMVDSVRYGLLGYSDMLEIAPAAYADIAPLLSLSVLALLTAVVLTLDVYLFKIGYGLTD is encoded by the coding sequence ATGCTGTCCGTTGGGTTCCGGACGCTCTTTCGACGTGAACTCCTGCGATTCATCCGCCGGCCCAAGAACACGTTCATGCCGCCGGCGATCACGAACGTGCTTTACTTCGCAGTCTTCGGGGTTATCCTCGGCGGTCGAATCGACGAACCGGTCGCGGGGATCGGCTACATTCTCTTTTTGATTCCGGGACTGATCGTCCTCGGAACGATCTCGAACGCCTTCGAGAACGCCTCGTTTTCGATCTTCCACGGTCGGTGGAACGAGTACATTCACGAAACGCTGACGTCGCCGCTTTCGTACGCCGAGATGGTTACGGCGTACGTCGCCGCCAGCGCCGTTCGCGGCCTGATCGTCGGCCTCATTATCGCCCTGATCGGCCGGCTTTTCGTCCCGATCAGCGTAGAGAACGGGCTCTTTCTCGTCGCGACGATGGTCGTCGTCGCCGCGCTGTTTGCGGGACTCGGGATTATCGGCGGCCTGGTCGCTCGAGACTTCGACGATCTCACCGTGATGAACCAGTTCATCCTTCGCCCGCTGGTCTTCTTCGGGGCGGTCTTTTACTCGCTGACGATGCTCGAGCCCGCCTGGCAGTACGTTTCGCTGTTGAATCCGATGGTGTACATGGTCGACAGCGTCCGGTACGGACTGCTCGGATACTCGGATATGCTCGAGATCGCGCCGGCCGCGTACGCCGATATCGCACCCTTGCTCTCGCTTTCCGTCCTCGCCCTGTTGACGGCCGTCGTGTTGACGCTCGACGTCTACCTGTTCAAGATCGGCTACGGGCTGACGGATTGA
- a CDS encoding cold-shock protein: MAKGTVDFFNDTGGYGFIETEDADDDVFFHMEDIGGPDLEEGQELEFDIEQAPKGPRATNVERL; this comes from the coding sequence ATGGCGAAAGGAACCGTTGATTTCTTCAACGACACTGGCGGCTACGGATTCATCGAAACTGAGGACGCGGACGACGACGTGTTCTTCCACATGGAAGACATCGGCGGCCCGGACCTGGAAGAAGGACAGGAACTCGAGTTCGACATCGAGCAGGCCCCCAAGGGCCCGCGCGCGACGAACGTCGAGCGCCTGTAA
- a CDS encoding ATP-grasp domain-containing protein: protein MIDLAVANATQTFRRMREPLAECGVRVHHVPTSERVVDLTDPPWSPDEYDAGFVYPGRLMEGGVADALLEIPWLNDHEAVLTSRNKAEVLARLERADLPVPKSVYVSNDVDEGELATVFDRFEPPVVVKPNSTTRGVGVAKAHDLDSFLGICDYLSLVHDYRATGDRSFLVQEYLPHAADYRVMVLEGEYVGAVERRLPDDAITDGHWKHNVHRGAEATGVSLPASHRELAEAVAAELEIPLLGVDLLEADGRLVVNETNARPTIDEETKYEPEFYDRLAAAIRSTMAPETDRTENDRDRDARITRD, encoded by the coding sequence ATGATCGATCTCGCGGTCGCCAACGCGACGCAGACGTTCCGGCGGATGCGGGAGCCACTGGCCGAGTGCGGCGTTCGAGTTCACCACGTGCCCACGAGCGAGCGCGTGGTTGATCTGACCGATCCGCCGTGGTCTCCCGACGAGTACGACGCGGGCTTCGTCTATCCCGGGCGACTCATGGAGGGCGGGGTTGCCGATGCACTCCTCGAGATTCCGTGGCTCAACGATCACGAGGCGGTGTTGACCTCGCGCAACAAAGCCGAGGTGCTGGCGCGACTCGAGCGGGCCGACCTCCCGGTGCCGAAATCGGTGTACGTCTCGAACGACGTCGACGAAGGGGAGTTGGCGACCGTCTTCGATCGCTTCGAACCGCCGGTCGTCGTCAAACCGAACTCGACGACTCGCGGCGTGGGCGTCGCGAAGGCTCACGACCTCGATTCGTTTCTGGGGATCTGTGACTACCTCTCGCTGGTCCACGACTATCGCGCGACCGGCGACCGGTCGTTTCTCGTCCAGGAGTACCTGCCACACGCCGCCGATTACCGGGTGATGGTTCTCGAGGGCGAGTACGTCGGCGCGGTGGAACGTCGGCTTCCCGACGACGCCATCACGGACGGCCACTGGAAACACAACGTCCATCGAGGCGCGGAGGCGACCGGCGTCTCCCTCCCCGCCTCTCATCGCGAACTGGCGGAAGCGGTCGCCGCCGAACTCGAGATTCCGTTACTCGGCGTCGACCTGCTCGAGGCGGACGGTCGCCTCGTCGTCAACGAGACGAACGCCCGGCCGACGATCGACGAGGAGACGAAGTACGAACCGGAGTTTTACGACCGGCTGGCGGCTGCGATTCGGTCGACGATGGCCCCAGAGACGGATCGGACGGAAAACGACCGCGACCGCGACGCCCGGATTACTCGAGACTGA
- a CDS encoding ATP-binding protein, producing the protein MTLRNRLIAVVGGRRVIIGLGALYLVSATALAGVQLSGGTPIANVLVITTLIAGPGIVLCYYGYRLPALDIDADFLSSVAAWCLGGLGLMIGLLVLYSLQPGEIVDDPATISILTGLASVAGLGAGIYNGRAETRTRELEHRNRELERAQTELRETVDRLEELNTRLERSNERLDRSRRYTDHVLDAIHDVFYVIDETGALQRWNESVGDVTGYSDAEIASMNAIDFFAAEDHERIANAIAEGFAAGTVQVKAALVPKNGERIPYEFSASTLENPRGEPVLAGVGRDISARTMRERELEQRTRQQRVVATLGQLALETDDLDELMAEASRQVADVLECEYCKVLDLDDENGELLVRQGVGWRDGIVGEATVSADESDSQAAYTLATDHPVVVEDLESESRFSGPDLLIDHGVHSGISTIIGPADEPWGILGTHDTASRTFADEDVNFVQSIANILAEAIERKRYQDELERLVSDLTESNERLEQFAYAASHDLQEPLRMVSSYLRLIERRYGDELDEDGEEFLAFAVDGADRMRSMIDGLLEYSRVETQGGSLEPVDTEQLLDDVREDLRLKIEDHDAEITTESLPRVEGDPRQLHQVFQNLVSNAIEYSGDETPRVHVSAERNGAEWILSVSDEGVGIDEDDQDRIFEVFERLHAAEDHTGTGIGLALCERIVERHDGEIWVESEPGEGTTVSLTLPAA; encoded by the coding sequence GTGACTCTCCGGAACCGCCTGATCGCTGTCGTGGGGGGCAGACGCGTTATCATCGGTCTGGGTGCGCTGTATCTCGTCTCCGCGACAGCCCTCGCCGGCGTACAACTTTCGGGGGGAACACCGATCGCGAACGTCCTCGTCATCACGACGCTCATTGCCGGCCCCGGGATCGTCCTCTGTTACTACGGATACCGCCTGCCCGCATTGGATATCGACGCCGATTTTCTCTCGTCCGTCGCAGCGTGGTGTCTCGGCGGCCTCGGTCTTATGATCGGTCTACTCGTTCTCTACAGCCTTCAGCCCGGTGAGATCGTCGACGATCCGGCGACGATCTCGATCCTGACGGGGCTGGCGAGCGTCGCCGGCCTCGGGGCAGGTATCTACAACGGACGCGCTGAAACGCGGACACGCGAACTCGAACACCGCAACCGGGAACTCGAGCGAGCCCAGACGGAGCTTCGAGAGACGGTCGATAGACTCGAAGAACTAAATACGCGACTCGAGCGCTCGAACGAGCGTCTCGATCGCTCCAGGCGGTACACCGACCACGTTCTGGACGCGATCCACGACGTCTTTTACGTCATCGATGAGACCGGGGCGCTCCAGCGGTGGAACGAGAGCGTCGGCGACGTCACGGGCTATTCGGACGCGGAGATCGCCTCGATGAACGCGATCGACTTCTTCGCGGCGGAGGATCACGAGCGAATTGCGAACGCCATCGCGGAGGGGTTCGCCGCCGGGACCGTTCAGGTGAAAGCGGCCCTGGTCCCCAAAAACGGCGAGCGAATCCCCTACGAGTTCTCCGCGTCGACGCTCGAGAATCCCCGCGGTGAACCGGTGCTCGCAGGCGTCGGTCGCGACATCTCCGCGCGCACGATGCGCGAACGCGAACTCGAGCAACGGACCCGTCAACAACGGGTCGTGGCCACTCTCGGCCAGCTCGCCCTCGAAACCGACGATCTCGACGAACTCATGGCCGAAGCGAGCCGGCAGGTGGCTGACGTCCTCGAGTGTGAGTACTGCAAGGTACTGGACCTAGACGACGAGAACGGGGAACTCCTGGTCCGACAGGGCGTCGGATGGAGGGACGGTATCGTCGGAGAGGCGACGGTTTCCGCCGACGAATCCGATTCGCAGGCCGCCTACACGCTCGCGACGGACCACCCCGTTGTAGTCGAAGACCTCGAGTCGGAATCGCGGTTCAGTGGCCCCGACCTGCTGATCGATCACGGCGTCCACAGCGGAATTAGCACGATCATCGGCCCGGCCGACGAGCCGTGGGGTATCCTGGGAACTCACGACACCGCCAGCCGGACGTTCGCTGACGAGGACGTAAACTTCGTCCAGAGCATCGCCAACATCCTTGCGGAGGCGATCGAACGAAAGCGATATCAGGACGAACTCGAGCGCCTGGTCTCCGATCTCACGGAGTCGAACGAACGCCTCGAACAGTTCGCCTACGCGGCGTCACACGATTTGCAGGAACCCCTGCGGATGGTCTCGAGTTACCTGCGACTGATCGAGCGGCGTTACGGCGACGAGCTCGACGAGGACGGCGAAGAGTTTCTCGCGTTCGCCGTCGACGGTGCCGACCGAATGCGGTCGATGATCGATGGATTGCTCGAGTACTCCCGAGTCGAAACGCAGGGCGGATCGCTCGAACCGGTCGATACCGAACAGCTCCTCGATGACGTGCGGGAAGATCTTCGGCTGAAAATCGAGGACCACGACGCGGAGATCACGACGGAGTCGCTGCCGCGCGTCGAGGGGGACCCGCGACAGTTACACCAGGTGTTCCAGAACCTCGTCTCCAACGCGATCGAGTACAGCGGCGACGAGACGCCTCGAGTCCACGTCTCCGCGGAGCGAAACGGTGCGGAGTGGATACTGTCCGTCAGCGACGAGGGCGTCGGGATCGACGAAGACGACCAGGATCGAATCTTCGAGGTCTTCGAGCGATTACACGCCGCCGAGGACCACACCGGGACCGGGATCGGACTCGCGCTCTGTGAGCGGATCGTCGAACGCCACGACGGCGAGATCTGGGTCGAATCCGAACCGGGAGAAGGCACGACCGTTTCGTTGACGCTGCCGGCCGCGTAG
- a CDS encoding 50S ribosomal protein L16, with amino-acid sequence MSDKPASMYREITKPAYTRREYITGIPGSKIAQHKMGDITADADDYPVQISLVTEEEVQIRHGSLEASRLSANRYMLKNAGEGNYKMILRKFPHHVIRENKQATGAGADRVSDGMRQSFGKIVGTAARIDRGDRIFTIWCDVDDAEFAKEAFRRAYNKITPPCRIVVEKGEEELIA; translated from the coding sequence ATGTCCGATAAACCCGCCTCGATGTACCGGGAGATCACGAAACCGGCCTATACGCGCCGGGAGTATATCACCGGCATCCCTGGTTCGAAGATCGCACAGCACAAGATGGGCGACATCACCGCCGACGCAGACGATTATCCGGTCCAGATCAGCCTCGTCACCGAAGAGGAGGTCCAGATCCGCCACGGAAGCCTCGAGGCCTCGCGCCTTTCGGCCAACCGCTACATGCTGAAAAACGCAGGCGAGGGCAACTACAAGATGATCCTTCGCAAGTTCCCCCACCACGTTATCCGGGAGAACAAACAGGCGACCGGTGCGGGAGCGGACCGTGTTTCCGACGGAATGCGCCAGTCGTTCGGTAAAATCGTCGGTACCGCGGCGCGAATCGACCGGGGCGACCGCATCTTTACCATCTGGTGTGACGTCGACGACGCCGAATTCGCCAAGGAGGCGTTCCGTCGTGCGTACAACAAGATCACGCCGCCGTGTCGAATCGTCGTCGAGAAGGGCGAAGAAGAACTAATCGCGTAA
- a CDS encoding carbonic anhydrase, protein MDADGDSSSTCDHDRTGNHDDVLSELLSGNQRHVEDLSNDYFSSVRTGQHPEAVSVCCSDSRVPQERMWGVEDPGTVFTPSNIGNQVWDDDGDDRIVDGGLLYPIHHAETEVATVVGHTGCGAVTAAYRVATGGSKPGPRGVDKWVDMLVPVVEDGLESDLIDASEDEETVINQLVEYNVDRQATFLRESPDVPDDVDVYGFVYDFQGIYGDDDGRAYLVNLNGETTPDAIAARLPEEYEAVTRSLLY, encoded by the coding sequence ATGGACGCTGACGGCGATTCCAGCAGTACGTGCGATCACGATCGTACCGGTAACCACGACGACGTCCTCTCCGAGCTTCTCTCGGGGAACCAACGCCACGTCGAGGACCTCTCGAACGACTACTTCTCGTCGGTCCGGACCGGCCAACACCCCGAGGCCGTCTCGGTTTGCTGTTCGGATTCGCGCGTGCCACAGGAACGAATGTGGGGCGTCGAGGATCCAGGAACGGTGTTCACGCCGAGCAACATCGGCAATCAGGTGTGGGACGACGACGGGGACGATCGGATCGTCGACGGTGGATTATTGTATCCGATCCACCACGCGGAGACCGAGGTCGCGACCGTCGTTGGCCACACCGGCTGTGGTGCGGTCACGGCCGCCTACCGCGTCGCAACCGGCGGCTCGAAGCCGGGTCCACGGGGCGTCGACAAGTGGGTCGACATGCTCGTCCCGGTCGTCGAAGACGGCCTCGAGAGCGACCTCATCGACGCGAGCGAGGACGAGGAGACGGTAATCAATCAACTCGTCGAATACAACGTCGACCGCCAGGCGACGTTCCTCCGGGAGTCGCCCGACGTTCCGGACGACGTGGACGTCTACGGCTTCGTCTATGACTTTCAGGGTATCTACGGCGACGACGACGGTCGCGCCTACCTCGTCAATCTAAACGGCGAGACGACGCCGGACGCGATCGCCGCGCGTCTCCCGGAGGAGTACGAGGCGGTAACGCGGAGCCTTCTCTACTGA
- a CDS encoding AAA family ATPase: MHVIGTVGLPGSGKGEAAAVAREEGIPVVTMGDVVRQETTDRGLDPTKDHGTVAQALREENGPTAIAERSLPMIQDRLEEHETVLVDGLRSGVEVDVFEERFGDEFTLISIEAPFDVRADRIDDRGRDASEDDGGEGLSERDARERDFGMDDAMARADVVVENTDSLESFHDRIRSTIRNGSDGLETTTPESVSGSRDQAESGAEGHR, translated from the coding sequence ATGCACGTCATCGGAACGGTGGGACTGCCCGGAAGCGGTAAGGGCGAGGCCGCCGCCGTCGCGCGTGAGGAAGGAATCCCCGTAGTGACGATGGGCGACGTCGTTCGCCAGGAGACGACGGACCGGGGGCTCGATCCTACGAAAGACCACGGCACTGTCGCACAGGCCCTTCGTGAGGAGAACGGTCCGACGGCGATCGCAGAACGATCGCTCCCGATGATTCAGGATCGACTCGAGGAGCACGAGACGGTGCTGGTCGACGGCCTCCGCTCGGGCGTCGAAGTCGACGTCTTCGAGGAGCGATTCGGGGACGAATTCACCCTGATCAGTATCGAAGCACCGTTCGATGTTCGTGCCGACCGGATCGACGATCGTGGTCGGGACGCAAGCGAGGACGACGGGGGCGAGGGGCTCTCGGAACGGGACGCGCGCGAACGTGACTTCGGAATGGACGACGCGATGGCACGCGCCGACGTCGTCGTCGAGAACACCGACTCACTCGAGTCGTTTCACGACAGGATCCGATCGACCATCCGGAACGGGTCCGACGGACTCGAAACGACGACTCCCGAGAGTGTTTCGGGCTCACGGGACCAGGCCGAATCCGGCGCGGAGGGCCATCGATGA